The genomic interval AAGGAAGTATTGCGACTTATGGAAACGTATAAGCAACAAGGCATTAAAGTGCGCTTAAGAGGTATTGGCAAAACAGGGATTTCATTTTTTGCATTCAATGATATTGAGGTATTAGATAAAGCCATAGGGTTAAGCGCTGCACCTACTTTTGAAAAAGCTGAAGCGTTCATTGAGAATGTAGTTGAAGATTTCCTTAATGGCGCAACCGACGAAGTGATAATTGTACACAATGGCTTTAAGAATATGATATCGCAAGAATTAGAATCTCAAGCTATTCTACCTCTTACAATCAATATCAAACAAAATGAGCAACCTTCTGTCCTCAATATTGAACCAGAAGATGAAGAGAATATCATATTAGATGAGCTTGCGAAAAAGTATGTGCAATACAATATGTATTATGCTCTCGTTGATTCTCTAGCTGCTGAACACAGCGCGAGAATCCAAGCTATGGATGCGGCAACAAATAAT from Helicobacter hepaticus ATCC 51449 carries:
- the atpG gene encoding ATP synthase F1 subunit gamma gives rise to the protein MGGNLKNIKRQISSTKNTQKTTKAMKLVSSSKLKKAEELARRSKVYAKQLSAVFHDVVAKIRVRGLDNINSRYFAKSEGREIKKLDIIFITADKGLCGGFNITTIKEVLRLMETYKQQGIKVRLRGIGKTGISFFAFNDIEVLDKAIGLSAAPTFEKAEAFIENVVEDFLNGATDEVIIVHNGFKNMISQELESQAILPLTINIKQNEQPSVLNIEPEDEENIILDELAKKYVQYNMYYALVDSLAAEHSARIQAMDAATNNAGDLVKSLTISLNKARQEAITTELVEINAGAEAIK